Genomic DNA from Pseudodesulfovibrio sp. JC047:
CGACTCAAGGCCATGGCCATGACCGACATCAGTGCCGAAAATATCGATCTTGTTCTGCACGAAGCCGCCATGAGCGAAGTCCCTTTATTCAATCGGTTACTGGAAAAGATGCGGTGGGCATCGGCCTTGGAAAAAACGATTTCCCAGGCGGATGCCAAAGGGACAGCGGGGGTGTATTTTCTGGTCTGCGCGCTGTTGTTCGTGATCGGGTTTTATGCCGGGAGTTTTTCTGGCCGGACACTGATCAGCCTCGGCTCCGGGCTGTTGCTCGGGTATTTTCCGATCATGCGACTGAAAGGCATGAAGCGGAAACGGATGGACAGATTTCAACAACAGTTGCCCGAGGCGCTCGATCTCATGGCCAGGGCATTGAAGGCCGGGCACACATTCGGGGGTGGAATGCGTATGGTGGCCGATGAGTTTGTAGCCCCAATCGGTCCTGAATTCGGCCAGACGCTGGATGAAATCAACTATGGCATGGATGTGGACCGGGCGTTGCTCAATCTGCAAGACCGGGTGGACTGCACTGACCTCAAGTTTTTCATCGTTTCCGTCAATATCCAGCGTGAAACCGGCGGCAATCTTGCGGAAATCATTGCCAAGATCGCGGAACTGGTCCGAGAACGTTTCGCCCTGTTTGGCAAGATCAGGGTGCTGTCGGCTGAAGGTCGCGTGTCCGCCTACATTCTGACATCTCTTCCCTTTTTGTTGAGTGGCATTCTGTACATGCTCAATGCCAAGTATGTCAGCCTACTGTGGACCCGTGAACTCGGGCAGAATATGGTCTGGACCGCCGCTGTTTCCATCGTACTGGGTGTGCTGGTCATCCGTAAGATTATCAAGATCAAGGTATAAGGGGGGGCATGACTGAAGCGCAATTGATTCCCCTGTTTGCTGCGGGGCTTGGATTTGTGGCCGTGCTTTTGGGCGGGTACGGGGTGAGCAGTTATCTGGGTGGGGCTACGGATACGGCCAAGCTCAAGGAACGTGTCGCTGGAACGTCGGTCAAGCGGTCCGAGGCATTGACCGCCCCGTTGGCCTCCGTGGTGGAAAATTCTTTGAGTCTGTTTGGCCGTATGGGATCAAAAATTGGTCCCACGGAAGCTGCGGAAATTACCAAAAATCGGATGCGATTGATACAGGCCGGGTTGCGTGGTCCGGATTCATTCAAGGTTTTTCAGGGAATCAAGGGCGTTCTGGCCTGTGTGCTTGCTGGTGGATTCCTGGCGATCCGTTTTCTTTTTGTCACGGATATGAGCATGGCGGGCACAGCCTTTGGGACCGTCTTTCTGGCCACCATCGGTGTCTACGGACCGGAATACTGGCTGACCAAGAAGATCAACGGGCGCAAGCGGGCCGTGGCCGATGAGTTGCCCGATGCCTTGGACCTTCTGGTCGTCTGTGTCGAATCCGGCATGGGGTTGGATCAGGCCATTGACCGGGTGTGTCACGAGCTGAGGCGGTCCGGGCCGGTCATCAGTGCGGAGTTCAAGTTGCTGACATTGGAATTGCGTGCGGGCAAGGCCCGGACAGAGGCCCTTCGTTCTTTGGCCGAGCGGGTGGGAATGGATGATTTGAACAGCCTGACGTCACTGCTTATTCAAGCTGATGCCTTCGGGATCAGTGTTGGCAGAACCCTGCGTGTCTATTCCGATGCCATGCGGGTGAAGCGGTCCCAGCGGGCCGAGGAAAAAGCGGCCAAGATGCCGGTCTTGTTGTTGCTTCCCCTGATCGCCTTCATTCTTCCGGCGTTGTTTGTGACGATTCTCGGCCCAGCGGTCATCATGAGCATGGATATGTTCAAGGCCATGAATAATTAGGCAGCGTGTGCCAAGGAGACCTCTGATGAAGACGCGTATTCAGTTTTTGATAGTGATGGTGGCCGGAATGGTGTTGGCCGGGTGTGCGGCATCCTCTCGCAATGACATGACCTTTGACGAACTGGCGTATGGTGATGAGCGGACGGTTTCCCTGACCAGCGAACAGCACGAGCAGGTCGGGGACGGGTTTGTGCGTCGGGTCAAGCCGGAAATGGCCCTGATTCATTACAACAAGGCCATTGCATTGGACGCGACAAACATGGATGTCCGTGTGAAGCGGGGAGAACTGCTGGTCGCCGAAGGTCTGGATGAACAGGCATTGGCTGAATTCAACAATGTGCTCAAACAGGACGCAGATCACGCCATTGCCAATCAGGCTGCGGGCGGCGTGTATTTTCGTGCCGGTTTGTTCGATGAGGCCCGACTGCATCTTGAAAAGGCGGTGCAGCTCAATCCGTTGTTGTGGAAATCCCATAATTATCTGGGGATTCTCGAAGACCGAGACGGTCACTATGATGCCGCAGCCAATCATTTTTCGCAGGCCCTTGCCATCCATCAGGGCACGGGTGTCGATACCATGTACAATAATCTCGGCGTGGTTCACATCGCTCGCAAGGAATATTCCAAGGCGATCGATTCCTTTCGGTTGGCCTTGAAGGCTGGCGGCATATCCGTGCGTACATATAACAACTTGGGGTTGGCCCTGACCCGTGCCGGGCGGCTCGATGAAGCCCTTGAGTCCTTTAAATATGCCGGAGGTGAGGCCAAGGCCTACAATAACCTCGGGTACGTGCTTTTGACTGACGACCAGCCCGCTCGGGCTGTCCCGTATTTCGAGAAGGCACTCACGCTTTCTCCCAGCTATTATGTCAAGG
This window encodes:
- a CDS encoding tetratricopeptide repeat protein, producing MKTRIQFLIVMVAGMVLAGCAASSRNDMTFDELAYGDERTVSLTSEQHEQVGDGFVRRVKPEMALIHYNKAIALDATNMDVRVKRGELLVAEGLDEQALAEFNNVLKQDADHAIANQAAGGVYFRAGLFDEARLHLEKAVQLNPLLWKSHNYLGILEDRDGHYDAAANHFSQALAIHQGTGVDTMYNNLGVVHIARKEYSKAIDSFRLALKAGGISVRTYNNLGLALTRAGRLDEALESFKYAGGEAKAYNNLGYVLLTDDQPARAVPYFEKALTLSPSYYVKAADNLKRARLAARFQRGDAQTPLNGSTPNPLLRPSFPDAKQNPGEPAATPASAGSPSSDDGLLKGPFEADVRDEGKEGVSYGLHVSSWSSSEKAAAQCVILREKGFETWINSIDLGPKGTWYRVLVGRFDSIAEARRERDDVLVLLNVDRAPVLERDLAAVADAGL
- a CDS encoding type II secretion system F family protein, with amino-acid sequence MTEAQLIPLFAAGLGFVAVLLGGYGVSSYLGGATDTAKLKERVAGTSVKRSEALTAPLASVVENSLSLFGRMGSKIGPTEAAEITKNRMRLIQAGLRGPDSFKVFQGIKGVLACVLAGGFLAIRFLFVTDMSMAGTAFGTVFLATIGVYGPEYWLTKKINGRKRAVADELPDALDLLVVCVESGMGLDQAIDRVCHELRRSGPVISAEFKLLTLELRAGKARTEALRSLAERVGMDDLNSLTSLLIQADAFGISVGRTLRVYSDAMRVKRSQRAEEKAAKMPVLLLLPLIAFILPALFVTILGPAVIMSMDMFKAMNN
- a CDS encoding type II secretion system F family protein: MPLTVILAVVAVLIVFGLVMGISSLMQSGSDKAEQRVRNRLKAMAMTDISAENIDLVLHEAAMSEVPLFNRLLEKMRWASALEKTISQADAKGTAGVYFLVCALLFVIGFYAGSFSGRTLISLGSGLLLGYFPIMRLKGMKRKRMDRFQQQLPEALDLMARALKAGHTFGGGMRMVADEFVAPIGPEFGQTLDEINYGMDVDRALLNLQDRVDCTDLKFFIVSVNIQRETGGNLAEIIAKIAELVRERFALFGKIRVLSAEGRVSAYILTSLPFLLSGILYMLNAKYVSLLWTRELGQNMVWTAAVSIVLGVLVIRKIIKIKV